The following is a genomic window from Candidatus Tanganyikabacteria bacterium.
CGGGCGCGCGTGCGGCCCGGGGGGCGACCTGGTGATCATCCTCGGGCTCGGGGTCCCCGGCGGCGCGGAACCGCGATTCGCCGTCGGCGCCGACCACCTACCTACTTGCTCGCCAGCTGGTGCCGCTTGCTGACCAGCGACATCGCCCGCTGGGCGATGTGCTCGGCCGTGAGGCCCAGCTTGCGCATGAGCTCCCACGGGCCTCCCGACTCGCCGAAGCGATCGTCCACGCCGATCATGTCGAAAATGAGCGGCATGCGGAAGTCGCGGTCGCAGGACAGCGCCGTCGCCACGATGCCGCCGAAGCCGCCGCGCTGGTGCTCCTCGGCCGTCAGGACGACGCCGGTTTCGCGGGCTGCCCGCAGCAGGGCCTCGCGATCGAGGGGCTTTACCGTGTGCACGTTTAAAACGCGCGTCTCGAGGCTCGCCTCCTCCTTGAGCAGCCACGCGGCGCGCATGGCCTCGGGCACCATGGGACCGCACGCCACGATGGTCAGGTCCTCGCCCTCGCCCCTGTACTCCGAGGCCAGGACGGTCTCGAACGCGTCGGCGAAGCGGCGGGCACGGCCGCGGAAGCGGATGACATTGGCCTGGCCGAACACGAGGGGCGTGTCGGCGCTGGTCACCACGGGAGTGGCCTCGCGGGCGAACCGCGCGTAGACCGGGCCCTTGATGCCCAGGAAAGCCACTTCGCACAGCCTGTCGGTCTCGACCGAGTCGCAGGGCACGATCACCGTCATGTTCGGCAGGATGGCCATCAGGGAGATCTCCTCGAGGGCCTGGTGGGTGGCGCCGTCGGGCCCGACCGAAATCCCGCCGTGCGCGCCGCCGATCTTGACGTTGAGGCTGTCGTAGCAGATGGTCGTGCGGATCTGGTCCCACGGCCGGCCGGACGCGAATACGCCGTACGTGCCGGTGATCGGGATCTTGCCCGCCAGGGCGAGGCCCGCGGCGACCTGCATCATGTTCTGCTCGGCGATGCCGACCGAGAAGACGCGATCCAGGCGCTCCGGGTGGCCGGCCTCGAAGTCGGAGATCTTGATGGAGCCCGAAATGTCGGCGTGAATGGTGCAGACTCGCGGGTCCTCGCCGATGCGGGACAGGCAGGAGCCAAAACCGAAGCGGGTGGGCTCCATCTCGACCTTCATGTCTTCCAGGTCGTTCCACCAGTAGCCGATGCTGAACTTGGGATGCGCCGCGTCGACCGCGACGATGTTGGCGCTCTGGAAGGCCGCGGCCGCCGAGAGCAACTGCTCCACCCGCACGTTGTCCAGGGCCGGGCACGCGATGTCGGCCAGGGCCTGCCGCAGTTGGGCATCGTCCTTGGTGGGCACCCCGTGCCATGACGCCTGGTTCTCCATGAAGGACACGCCCTTGCCTTTGACCGTGTCGGCCAGGATCACCGTGGGCTTGCCGGAGGTGTGGCGCGCCTCGTTGAATGCGTTCAGGATCTTGCGCATGTCGTGGCCGTCGATGCGGATGACGTGCCAGCCGAACGCCTTGTACTTCTCTTCCAGCGGTTCGACGGTCATCACGTCCTTGACCCAGCCGTCGATCTGCAACCTGTTGCAGTCCACGATGCCGCACAGGTTGTCCAGCTTGAACTGGGCGGCGCTCATCACGCCCTCCCAGATGCTCCCTTCCTGCTGCTCGCCGTCGCCCATCACGCAGTAGATGCGGGTGTCCCGCCTGTCGAGGCGCGCCGCCAGGGCCGCCCCGACCGCGACGCCCAGCCCCTGGCCCAGCGACCCGGACGAGACCTCGACGCCGGCCAGGCCGGGCGCGTGCGGGTGGCCCTGGAACGGGCTGCCCACCTTGCGGAGCGTCACGACCTCCTCGTAGGAAAAATAGCCGGCCTTGGCGAGGGCGACGTACAGCGTGGGCGCCTTGTGGCCGGCCGAGAAGAAGATCTTGTCGCGGCCGTCCCAGCCCGGATCGCGCGGATCCAGGCGCGCCTCGTTGAGGAACAGGGCGGCCGCCACGTCCATGATGGACAGGGTGCCCCCGGGATGGCCCGATCGCGCCGCATGGATGGCCAGGAGGTTCAGGGCGCGCATCTCGCGCGCTGCCTCCACCAGTTGATCGGCGTCGTAACGCTCTTCGAGGCCGGTGCGGGAATCGACGATGGGCATTTCTGTTGCTCTCCTAACGCGCCAGGAAGGAGCGGAACCCTTCCAGGCCTTCTTCTATCTGGTCCGCGTCGATGCCCGAATAGGCGAAGCGGATGAAGCGGCGCGACTCTCCGGGCAGTGCCCGCCCGAAATGCAGCCGCGTGCAGAACGAAACCCCGGTGGCCTCCAGGGCCGCCAGCCGGAACCGATCGTAATCGTCCAGGCCCAGGTTGGCCATGGCCTCGGTGACGTCAGGGAATAGGTAGAACGTGGTGTTGGCGGCGAAGCAGCTGACGCCGGGCGTCCCGGCCAGGATGGCGAGGGCCTTGTCGCGCCGCTCCCGCAAGACGTCCAGCAGGCCCTGGGCGCCGGACTGGTCGCCCTGCAGGGCTTCCAGGGCCCCGTACTGGATGAACGTGTTGGAGCAAGACTCGTCATTGACGTTTAGTCGGGCGATGGCGGCGATCCAGTCGGCGGGCCCCACCGCGGCGCCCAGCCGCCAGCCGGTCATCGCGAACTTCTTGGAGAACGTGTAGAGGATGACGGCGCGTTCGGCCACGCCCGGGAACGACACGAGGGACTCCGACTCGCCCGAGTAGCGGATGTCGAAGTACGCCTCGTCGCACAGGACCTTGAGATCGTGGCGCACCACCAGTTCGGCCAGGCGCGCCAGTTCCTCGTGGGAGGACTCGGCGCCGGTGGGGTTCTGGAGGTTGTTGAACACCAGGAAGCGCGTGCGCGGCGTGATTTTCTTCTCCATCCCCGCGAAGTCTATCTCGAAGTTGTCCTTGCCCTGGACGAACCCGTAAGGCACCGCGACGCCGCCGTGGAACTCGATTTGCGACTCGTAGATCGGGTAGCCCGGATTCGGGTACAGGACCTCGTCGCCGGGATTCATCAGCGCGAGGAAGAACTTGCCGATGACCGGCTTGCCGCCTGGCTGGATCGCCACGTTGGACCCTGTGTACGTCGTGCCGTGCGTCTTGTTGAGATCGGCCGCCAGGGCCTCCCGTAGCTGCCCGATGCCGGCCGGCGGCGCGTAGCGCGTCATGCCGTCGCGCATGGCCCTGATCGTCGCCTCGACGATGTTTGGCGGCGTCGCGAGGTTCATGTCGCCCAGGTGGAAGGGATAGACTTTGTGGCCCTTGGCGGCGTGCGCCGCGGCCTCGGCCGAGACGGAGAACGCCGTCTCGGTGCCCAGGCGGGCAAGACGTTCGGCGAGGACGGCCTTCGGAGCTTGCAGCAAAGTCATCCCATGATCCTGAACCACCGGTCGGCGGTCCGGTTCCGTACGTACTACGGGCTTAGGCCCGTTTCAGCTTGATCTGATGCGGCTTACGTCCTCGCAGCCCCGCCTCGCGTACGACACTGGTACGCCACGGCGGGCCTGCTGCGGGCGCGCTCGCATCACGAGTCAAGCTGCAACAGGCCTAGATACTCATCAGAAACGCCTTGATCGCGTCGCGGCTCGCGGCGTCGAGGGCGTTGTAGGCGGCCGTGACCTTGGCTCCCTCGCCGCCGTGGTTGCGGATGGCGTCGTCGAGCGAATCGGTTCGCCCGTCGTGCAGGAACACCTTCCGGAAGCGCAAGCCCCACAGCGGCGTCGTGCGCCACTCCGTGCCCTTGGCGGCGCCCTGCCACTTGATGCCATCGTCCATCAGCGGGCCCATGTCGTGCAGCAGGAGGTCCGAGTAGAGGTTGGCGGTGACGCCCTCGGGGATGCCGATGGCGTTCTTGGCCGTCTTGAACGACGGCACATGGCACTCGGCGCAGCCGATGCGCGTGAACGCCTCCTTGCCCATCGCGGCCTGCACCGTGAGCGGCAGGGGCGGCGGGGGCGCCTGGAAGCGCTGGAAGAAAGTCATGTCGTCTACCTGCGCGGGGGTCAGATCCAGCGACGCCGACGCGGCGCCCCGGGAGTCGAAGAACGCCTTCACGAACGGGTAGCTGGCGCTCGCATATAGCGGGGGGGCGGCGATCGCCTGCGGCAGCACGTTCGGGAAGAACTCGTAGGGGCGCTCCTTGGAGGTCAGGCCCATCTCGAAGTTGGCCGCCGTCACCGTGAAGTTGCGCATGTTGCCGGTCTGGTTCTTCCAGCCCAGGCGCCCGAGTTCGGGGCCGTCGTAGTTGGCCTTCCCGACTATGCCCAGCTCCTGCCGCCGGGCGCTCTGCCCCAGGTTCGCGAGGATGTCGGCCGTGGCGATCGCCTCGATGAGGCCCGTGCCGTAGGTGATCGGCGAGATGCGCTTGGAAATGGCTGTCGTGCCCACCGGGAACTGCTCCTGGGGGATGCCGTGCAGCGCCCGGTCGGAGATGACCGGCCCCCCTTGCTCCTTGAGGGTGACCGGCGCGTCCCCCTGCACACCGGCGATCAGGATCAGGAGTTCCTTCGAGCCGCCGCCCGAGTCCGGGAAGCCGTGGCACATCTTGCAACTGGTGTTGTTGAAGAGCGGCCCGAGGCCTTCCGCGGGCGTGAACGTCTTGTCGAACAGGGCGCGCCCGCGGTTGAACTGCTCGAGTTGTTTCTGGGTCAGGCCGGGCAACGGCTTGACGAACACGTCGCTCGACGTGGCGGCCAGGAAGTCGCGTGGCGGGCAACCGGTGAGGAGGGCGACCGCGACAGCTGCGCCGGCCGCCAGGGCGGGCCGGATCCGGACGTTCTGGTTCATCGCCTCGCTCCTACTGGATCTCGGCCTTGCCCGACGGAATGCCCTTGGCCGCGACGTTTTGCAGCGCCTCCATCAGGTTCTGCGACGTGGAGGCCGGCACGGTGCCCTCCAGCACCCGGATAGGCCCGGGATACTGGTCCTCGTTGTTGAGGGCGGCGTTGTCGATCGCCACGATCACCCGACTGCCCGCCAGGTCGGGCTTGTTGGAGTCGGTGGCGACCTTGGGATCGAGCGAGCCGGTGTCCACGCCCGCGGGCAGGTTGACGTTGAAATCCTCGCCGGGCATCGGCGGGCCGGGGAAATTGACCGGCAGCGACACGCTGTTGAGTCCCGTATAGCCCGCCCAGTCGTCGTTGTCGGCCGGATCGCGGAACTTCCCCGTCCGCAACGGGATGCCGCCGGGAAGGATGACCCAGCCGGAGTACGCCCAGCCCTGCGGCAGGGGCGGAAGATCCAGGCCCGGGCTGCGCCGGGTGATGTTGCCCGCGGAGTCGCGGGCGAGCTTCTCGAACCACAGGCCGTTCCAGAGGTTGGGCCACTTGGGCAGGAAGGCCGGGTTATCCAGCACGAAGGTGCCGTTGGCCGCCGCGAAGTCCTCGTAGGTGATCGGCGCCGCCAGGTAGGCGGTGCCGGGCTTGACGGCGCCCAGCGCCCCCTTCATGAACACCTGCTTGCTCGGCGCCGTGCCGGTCGCGCCGGGCAACTCCTGGGTCAGCCAGATCTCGCTGATGGCGGCGAGACCCACCGCGGCCGTCCAGCTTGGGGTGAACTTGCCCGCGAGGTCCGTGGGATTTCCGTCGGGACCGACAAGGAAGCGGCCGATCAGCGTGGCTTCTCCGCCGGTCCCCATGGCCCAGGCGGCGTAATGGCCGTATTTCTTGTCGATCTGCGCCAGGTTGGCGACCGACAGGTTCACACTCGTGGACGTCGCGAAGTACGCGAAGGGGTTGGTCTGGCAGCCGGAAAGGACAGCGAGGGTACCAGCGAGGAACACCGACCTGGGATTGACCATGGATTCGACTCCGTTTCGTTCGGGATCAAGTTCGTGGGGCGGCCGCGAGCCGGCGGCGCCCGGCTTCCCGGTGCCAGGCCGACGCCTTGGCGAGAGACAGGATGAAGAACACGCCGCCGCCGGCCGGCGCCACCCAGGCGATGCCCCCGAGCGGCAGCGCCAGATGGACGGCGGCCGCCAGCCCGATGCCGGCGAAAACCCCGGCCATGCCGAGGTGGAACTGCGTCAGGCCGCTAGCCGCCGTGACCCCGGCCGCCGGCCCGCCTTCGGGTGTGGCGGCAAGATCGAGGGCCATCCCGATCCGGTTGCGGCAGACGTACAAGCCGCCCGCACCGGCGATGAGGCAGGCAACCGCCAGCATGCCCAGGATGGCGCCCATGCCGGAAAGCCGGGCGCACTGGGCCAGGACCGAGGCGGCGGCGACCACCGTGATGACGGCGGTAATGCCGGCGGTGGACGCGAGGCTGGTTCCGTGGGGAGGAGTGAGCGGCGGAAACTTCATGTCTGCAACTTCTTCAAACGGCGCTTGGCCGGCACCCCCCGCTCGGAACGGGGATGCCGAGCCACCTGGCGAGTGTCGCCAGCCCCTGCGGGTAAAGGCGATCGACCTGGGCGCCCGGGCCGAGCACCCGGGACAGGTAGCGTTTTCCCGGGAGGATGCTCTCCCGGCTGTGGAAGTCGTAAACGGCCTCGGCGGCCGAGAGGTGCGCGGGCGTGAGCACGAGGCCGGCTTCCGCGGCCTTGGCCTCCAGGGGGCCGCGGCGCCGGGCGAACGGCGACAGGGTCTCTAGATCCGCGATTGCCGCCAGGATCCGCGGTATTGCCGCCGCGAGGTCCTGCGCGGTGGTGGACCAGCCGAGCGACATGCGCAGGACGCCAGTCTCCTCGGGAAGGCCGATCGCCGCCATCACGTGCGAGCGTGCGTCGCCCAGGCACGCCGCCGACGACGAGGCCTGGACGCCTTGCTGGTCCAGAACCCACACGAGTTCGTCGCCCTGGAAGCCCGGGAAGCCCAGGGTCAGCACGTGCGGCAGGGCCAGGTCGGGCCGGTCGGCCCAGCAGCCCAGCGGCCGCGCCGCGGGAAAGCGCGCCCGGATGGCGGCCGCGAGCCGATCGCGAAGATCGGCCAGGCGCTTCGCCTCGGCGGTCCGATCGGCGACCACCGCGGCGGCCGCCGCGCCGAAACCGGCGCACAGGGCGACCGCGACCGTCCCCGGCCTGATCCCGCCTTCCTGGGCGCCGCCCACGATCAGCGGGCCGACGTGGATGTCCCCGCGGACCACCAGGGCGCCGACGCCCATCGGCCCGCCCAGCTTGTGGGCCGAGAGCGACAGGAGATCCCAGGGCACGGCCGAAAGGTCGCGGGTGCCGGCCGCCTGCACGCCGTCCACGTGGAACAGCGCGCCGCGGCGATGGGCCAGGTCGGCCAGGTCGGCGAGGCGCTGCACCGTCCCCAGCTCGTTGTGGCCGCCGATGACCGACAGGAGCTTGGTTTCGGCCGTGAACGCGTCCTCGGCCCGCGCGGGATCCAGCAGGCCACCGGAATCCGGAGCGAGCAGGGAGACGCTCCAGCCTTCGGTCGCCAGGGCCTCGAAGGCGCGCCGGCTGGCGGAGTGCTCGATGCGGCTGGAGACGGCGTGCCCGCCGCGGCCGGGCAGGACGCGGGCCAGCCCGCGGATGGCCAGGTTCGAGGCCTCGGTCGCGCCCGACGTGAAGACCACCTGATCGGCCCGGGCGCCCACCAGGGCCGCCACCTGCTCGCGGGCCGCCCATAGGCGCGCGCGGGCCGCGCGGCCGGCCGAATGCGAACTGCCGGTGTTCTGGGGGCCCAGATCCCAGCACGCCAGCACCGCGTCCCGCGCCGCGGGTCGGATCGGCGACGTCGCGGCGTGGTCGAGGTAGATCGAGGTCAACCGGGGTACCTGGGGAACGGGTAGCCCGTGGCGGAGGCCTCCATGCCCGCGACGGCCGACTGGAAGTAGCTCCACGGCAGTCCCAGCCCGTTGAGGCCGCCTTCCCAGCGCGCCACCACGCGGGCCCCCACGCAGAGGAAACTGGCATTGGGCTTGCCGGTGACGTACGGATAGCTGGTGAGATCGACCGAGAAGCCGCCCACGCCCAGCGTGGAGGATTCGAAGCGCTCGCCGGTCTGGAAGGTGAGGCCCTGGATGGTGCGCAGGGTCTCGCGCGGGGTGAGCGCGAGGATCACCACGTCCGGTTCGATTGTCGCCAGTTCGGGATCGGGCGGGAACGCCACGACGGCCGCGGTCGTCGCCGGCTGCACCTTGGGCATACCCTGGTAGGCCTTCTTCGCTGCGTCCACGGACAGGTAGCGCCCGACGTCGTCGGCGCCGTAGAGCGCCAGGTCCTGGCGCCCGGCCGCCGCGCAGCCGAACACCAGGCCCTCCCGGTAGTCGCGGGGCGTGGGCGGCGTGCCCATGTTCTGGCTGTACTGCCGCCAGCCCGGCAGGGGATCGGGATCCTGCTCGTCGATGAGCCCCAATGCGATGCCGGCCATCATGCAGCCGATGGTCTCCTTGGTGACCAGCGGCACCTCGCCCTTGGCGGCCTGCTTGAGCGCGTAGCACCAGGTGTAGGCCATGTCGAGCGGCGCGGCCTGCGGCGGCGCGGCGTCGCCGTGCTTCACGAACTTGACGCCGACCGCGGCGATTTCGGGCAGGTCGGGCGTGCCGAAGGCCGCCATGTAGCGCCGGTAGAGTTCCGGAAAAGTGGCAGTGCTCATGCGGTCCTCCCTCCCTGCCGGGACTCCTGCGCGGCTCGCGCCTCGGGGCTGATGAACATGTCCGCGATCACGTGCTGGCGGGCCGCGCCCTGCCTGGTGAGGTGATACTCGCGCCCGGCCTCGACGATCTCGCCGAGTTCGACCAGGGCCCCGAGTTCGGCCCCGAAGCGGTCCGCGAGTTCTTCCCCGAACTTCTCGGCGTAGACGTCCTTGTTGAGAAAGCCCATCTTCCATGCCTCGACCGCATACTTGTGAGGCCGTTCGGTGGCCGGGACGGCGCAGCTCGTCAGCACCGGCAGCTTTCCGGCCGCCAGGGCCGCCCGGTAGCCGGCGCGCGACATCTGGTTGAGGTAGGTGTAGCCGGGCACCGAACCATAGGCCCCCATCCCGAGGCCGACGAGCGGCAGGGCCGCCAGGACGTGCTGGCGGTGCACGTTTAAACCGAACTTGTACGGAATCCGGCTGAAGGTCGAGCAACCGTAGTGGTCCTGGTGGAAGCCCGCCGCCTTCAGGCGCTCGAATGCCGCGTGGTACATGTCCCGCACGGTCTGGCGGTTGCAGAACGCCGCGCCGATCTCCGTGAAGCGCGCCCGCGTGTCGGGCACGAAGGTCGTCACGTACACCGAAATGCTCGGCACGCCGGCGCCGACCATCGCATCGACCGTCTCGAGCCAGGTTTCCATGGTCTGGCTGGGCAGGCCGTACAGGATGTCGACGTTGACGTCGCCGAAGCCCGCGGCCAGGAGGCGCTCCAGCGCGGGGAGCGTCTCGTCGCGCTGCGGGTTGCGGTTGATCTGATCCAGCAACTCGGGATCGAGCGTCTGGACGCCCAGGCTCACGCGATCGACGCCCGCCTCTCGCCACGC
Proteins encoded in this region:
- a CDS encoding transketolase; protein product: MPIVDSRTGLEERYDADQLVEAAREMRALNLLAIHAARSGHPGGTLSIMDVAAALFLNEARLDPRDPGWDGRDKIFFSAGHKAPTLYVALAKAGYFSYEEVVTLRKVGSPFQGHPHAPGLAGVEVSSGSLGQGLGVAVGAALAARLDRRDTRIYCVMGDGEQQEGSIWEGVMSAAQFKLDNLCGIVDCNRLQIDGWVKDVMTVEPLEEKYKAFGWHVIRIDGHDMRKILNAFNEARHTSGKPTVILADTVKGKGVSFMENQASWHGVPTKDDAQLRQALADIACPALDNVRVEQLLSAAAAFQSANIVAVDAAHPKFSIGYWWNDLEDMKVEMEPTRFGFGSCLSRIGEDPRVCTIHADISGSIKISDFEAGHPERLDRVFSVGIAEQNMMQVAAGLALAGKIPITGTYGVFASGRPWDQIRTTICYDSLNVKIGGAHGGISVGPDGATHQALEEISLMAILPNMTVIVPCDSVETDRLCEVAFLGIKGPVYARFAREATPVVTSADTPLVFGQANVIRFRGRARRFADAFETVLASEYRGEGEDLTIVACGPMVPEAMRAAWLLKEEASLETRVLNVHTVKPLDREALLRAARETGVVLTAEEHQRGGFGGIVATALSCDRDFRMPLIFDMIGVDDRFGESGGPWELMRKLGLTAEHIAQRAMSLVSKRHQLASK
- a CDS encoding aminotransferase class I/II-fold pyridoxal phosphate-dependent enzyme encodes the protein MTLLQAPKAVLAERLARLGTETAFSVSAEAAAHAAKGHKVYPFHLGDMNLATPPNIVEATIRAMRDGMTRYAPPAGIGQLREALAADLNKTHGTTYTGSNVAIQPGGKPVIGKFFLALMNPGDEVLYPNPGYPIYESQIEFHGGVAVPYGFVQGKDNFEIDFAGMEKKITPRTRFLVFNNLQNPTGAESSHEELARLAELVVRHDLKVLCDEAYFDIRYSGESESLVSFPGVAERAVILYTFSKKFAMTGWRLGAAVGPADWIAAIARLNVNDESCSNTFIQYGALEALQGDQSGAQGLLDVLRERRDKALAILAGTPGVSCFAANTTFYLFPDVTEAMANLGLDDYDRFRLAALEATGVSFCTRLHFGRALPGESRRFIRFAYSGIDADQIEEGLEGFRSFLAR
- a CDS encoding aminotransferase class V-fold PLP-dependent enzyme, with protein sequence MTSIYLDHAATSPIRPAARDAVLACWDLGPQNTGSSHSAGRAARARLWAAREQVAALVGARADQVVFTSGATEASNLAIRGLARVLPGRGGHAVSSRIEHSASRRAFEALATEGWSVSLLAPDSGGLLDPARAEDAFTAETKLLSVIGGHNELGTVQRLADLADLAHRRGALFHVDGVQAAGTRDLSAVPWDLLSLSAHKLGGPMGVGALVVRGDIHVGPLIVGGAQEGGIRPGTVAVALCAGFGAAAAAVVADRTAEAKRLADLRDRLAAAIRARFPAARPLGCWADRPDLALPHVLTLGFPGFQGDELVWVLDQQGVQASSSAACLGDARSHVMAAIGLPEETGVLRMSLGWSTTAQDLAAAIPRILAAIADLETLSPFARRRGPLEAKAAEAGLVLTPAHLSAAEAVYDFHSRESILPGKRYLSRVLGPGAQVDRLYPQGLATLARWLGIPVPSGGCRPSAV
- a CDS encoding DUF169 domain-containing protein produces the protein MSTATFPELYRRYMAAFGTPDLPEIAAVGVKFVKHGDAAPPQAAPLDMAYTWCYALKQAAKGEVPLVTKETIGCMMAGIALGLIDEQDPDPLPGWRQYSQNMGTPPTPRDYREGLVFGCAAAGRQDLALYGADDVGRYLSVDAAKKAYQGMPKVQPATTAAVVAFPPDPELATIEPDVVILALTPRETLRTIQGLTFQTGERFESSTLGVGGFSVDLTSYPYVTGKPNASFLCVGARVVARWEGGLNGLGLPWSYFQSAVAGMEASATGYPFPRYPG
- a CDS encoding coproporphyrinogen III oxidase family protein, with product MLVGSADAKELFARLLKQPRPGHFYPLPTPPRPGAPPDLFSGGGEASLYLHIPYCQTRCTYCFFVSQIGLGADDIDAYLSELEQEVALARDSLADYRFSSIYFGGGTPGLLSPDAFRRMVRAIRSLWPEGATATLETHPCFANDKRIAAWREAGVDRVSLGVQTLDPELLDQINRNPQRDETLPALERLLAAGFGDVNVDILYGLPSQTMETWLETVDAMVGAGVPSISVYVTTFVPDTRARFTEIGAAFCNRQTVRDMYHAAFERLKAAGFHQDHYGCSTFSRIPYKFGLNVHRQHVLAALPLVGLGMGAYGSVPGYTYLNQMSRAGYRAALAAGKLPVLTSCAVPATERPHKYAVEAWKMGFLNKDVYAEKFGEELADRFGAELGALVELGEIVEAGREYHLTRQGAARQHVIADMFISPEARAAQESRQGGRTA